From Cellulosimicrobium cellulans, the proteins below share one genomic window:
- a CDS encoding DNA repair helicase XPB gives MTDGPLIVQSDKSLLLEVDHPRADDARRAIAPFAELERAPEHVHTYRLTPLGLWNARAAGHDAEQVVNTLIEYSRYPVPHALLVDVAETMSRYGRLTLAQHPTHGLVLEATDRAVLAEVLKSKRTAGLVGDRIDDTTVVVHPSERGHLKQVLVKLGWPAEDLAGYVDGEKHAIALSPTTPPRVEGEEPKPWEMRPYQAQAVDGFWHGGSGVVVLPCGAGKTIVGAGAMAKSGTTTLILVTNTVSARQWRDELVRRTTLTEDEIGEYSGARKEIKPVTIATYQVLTTKRKGVYTHLELLDARDWGLVVYDEVHLLPAPIFRMTADLQARRRLGLTATLVREDGREDEVFSLIGPKRYDAPWKDIEAQGYIAPADCVEVRLTLPESDRMTYAVAEPEDKYRLAATAAGKNRVVEQIVAQHPDDQVLVIGQYLDQLEELSNHLDAPLITGATTVRERQRLFEAFRSGEISRLVVSKVANFSIDLPEASVAIQVSGSFGSRQEEAQRLGRVMRPKSDGRTAHFYAVVARDTVDQDFAAHRQRFLAEQGYAYRIVDAEDLGVVQ, from the coding sequence ATGACCGACGGACCCCTCATCGTCCAGAGCGACAAGTCGCTGCTGCTCGAGGTCGACCACCCCCGCGCCGACGACGCGCGGCGGGCCATCGCGCCGTTCGCCGAGCTCGAGCGCGCCCCCGAGCACGTCCACACCTACCGGCTCACGCCGCTCGGCCTGTGGAACGCGCGCGCGGCCGGGCACGACGCCGAGCAGGTCGTCAACACGCTCATCGAGTACTCGCGCTACCCGGTGCCGCACGCGCTGCTCGTCGACGTCGCGGAGACCATGTCGCGGTACGGGCGGCTCACGCTCGCGCAGCACCCGACGCACGGGCTCGTGCTCGAGGCGACGGACCGCGCCGTCCTCGCCGAGGTCCTCAAGTCCAAGCGCACCGCCGGGCTGGTGGGCGACCGGATCGACGACACGACCGTCGTCGTGCACCCGTCCGAGCGCGGCCACCTCAAGCAGGTCCTCGTGAAGCTCGGCTGGCCCGCCGAGGACCTCGCGGGGTACGTCGACGGCGAGAAGCACGCCATCGCGCTCAGCCCGACGACGCCGCCGCGCGTCGAGGGCGAGGAGCCGAAGCCCTGGGAGATGCGCCCGTACCAGGCCCAGGCCGTGGACGGGTTCTGGCACGGCGGCAGCGGCGTCGTCGTGCTGCCGTGCGGCGCGGGCAAGACGATCGTCGGCGCGGGCGCCATGGCGAAGTCCGGGACGACGACGCTCATCCTCGTGACGAACACCGTGAGCGCGCGGCAGTGGCGCGACGAGCTCGTGCGGCGCACGACGCTCACCGAGGACGAGATCGGCGAGTACTCCGGTGCGCGCAAGGAGATCAAGCCCGTCACGATCGCGACCTACCAGGTGCTGACGACCAAGCGGAAGGGCGTGTACACGCACCTCGAGCTGCTCGACGCGCGCGACTGGGGCCTCGTGGTCTACGACGAGGTGCACCTGCTGCCCGCGCCGATCTTCCGCATGACGGCGGACCTCCAGGCGCGCCGCCGCCTCGGGCTCACCGCGACGCTCGTGCGCGAGGACGGCCGCGAGGACGAGGTGTTCTCGCTCATCGGGCCCAAGCGGTACGACGCCCCGTGGAAGGACATCGAGGCGCAGGGGTACATCGCGCCCGCGGACTGCGTGGAGGTGCGCCTCACGCTGCCCGAGTCCGACCGCATGACGTACGCCGTCGCTGAACCGGAGGACAAGTACCGGCTCGCCGCCACCGCCGCGGGCAAGAACCGGGTCGTGGAGCAGATCGTCGCGCAGCACCCGGACGACCAGGTGCTCGTGATCGGCCAGTACCTGGACCAGCTCGAGGAGCTGAGCAACCACCTCGACGCGCCGCTCATCACGGGTGCGACGACGGTCCGCGAGCGCCAGCGCCTCTTCGAGGCGTTCCGCTCGGGCGAGATCTCGCGGCTGGTCGTGTCGAAGGTCGCGAACTTCTCCATCGACCTGCCCGAGGCGTCCGTCGCGATCCAGGTCTCGGGGTCGTTCGGGTCCCGCCAGGAGGAGGCCCAGCGCCTCGGCCGCGTCATG